A section of the Anaerolineales bacterium genome encodes:
- a CDS encoding CoB--CoM heterodisulfide reductase iron-sulfur subunit A family protein — protein MPEKTETGHKRTSEVREEIRIGVYTCYCGGNISDVVDCERVARTLSALPNVVVSRTNMSMCSDAGQALIEEDIREKGVNRVVIGACAPSLHELTFRGTLERAGLNPYLYYHVGLREQSSWVHHDDPENATEKSIRLMASGIAKARLLDPLQPFQLEARQHALVIGGGVAGLRCALDIARNGIQVTLIEKTPFLGGHAAQLENVFPTGERARELLDQLIREAASHKNISILTQARLVSASGYVGDFQIQVEQDSRGVTEKNADVAMRACEQMVPDPYNYGLTERKLVYRAYPGCYPSMPAVDWENCPNGRLDLNLDGQRLTLKNEPRTIELNVGAIVVATGFDLYVPRQGEYGYGEIPEVVTLPQLIRHLALLEDGQPFVWNGHAVRDLALIHCVGSRQIEGVHEPQADGSVNNYCSRYCCTASLHTLDEIHDRYPDVNVYDLYQDIRTYGRGHEVYYRKTLENLVRFIRYRGDEIPVVKAAAEGDGHPVLVETVDTLTWGEALEIPVDLVVLAVGMMPRDVDDLVQMLKISRGTDRFLLEVHPKLRPVETAVPGVVLAGTAQSPMNIQESCAAAKAAAAKVVVLLGKGSVELEPFVARVDAARCTGSGHCVEICAYEDAITLEAFSDNGRERKVAVVTPANCAGCGACVSACPEGAIDVQGWTLKQYLSMVQALGAEYRTPAEVDA, from the coding sequence ATGCCTGAGAAAACAGAAACGGGACACAAGCGCACGTCAGAAGTCAGAGAGGAAATCCGCATCGGTGTGTACACCTGTTACTGCGGCGGCAACATCAGCGACGTCGTCGACTGCGAACGCGTGGCCAGAACGCTCTCCGCTTTGCCCAACGTCGTGGTATCGCGCACGAACATGTCCATGTGCTCCGATGCGGGCCAGGCGCTGATCGAAGAGGACATCCGCGAGAAGGGCGTCAACCGTGTGGTCATCGGCGCCTGCGCGCCGTCGCTGCACGAACTGACCTTCCGGGGCACGCTCGAGCGCGCCGGCTTGAATCCCTACCTGTATTATCACGTCGGGCTGCGGGAACAATCCAGTTGGGTGCATCACGACGATCCCGAGAACGCCACGGAGAAGTCCATCCGACTGATGGCTTCAGGGATCGCCAAAGCGCGTTTGCTCGATCCGCTGCAGCCCTTCCAGTTGGAAGCCAGACAGCACGCCCTCGTCATCGGCGGCGGTGTGGCGGGATTGCGCTGCGCGCTGGACATCGCTCGAAACGGCATTCAGGTCACGTTGATCGAAAAGACCCCGTTCCTGGGTGGACATGCGGCGCAGCTCGAAAACGTGTTCCCCACCGGCGAGCGCGCACGTGAATTGTTGGATCAACTTATCCGCGAGGCGGCGAGTCACAAGAACATCAGCATTCTCACCCAGGCCAGATTGGTTTCAGCCAGCGGTTACGTAGGCGATTTTCAGATCCAAGTCGAACAGGATTCCCGCGGTGTCACCGAGAAAAATGCGGACGTCGCCATGCGCGCCTGCGAGCAGATGGTTCCCGATCCATATAATTACGGCCTGACCGAGCGCAAATTGGTCTATCGAGCGTATCCCGGTTGCTACCCGTCGATGCCGGCCGTGGATTGGGAGAACTGCCCGAACGGCCGACTCGACCTGAATCTCGATGGACAAAGGTTGACCTTGAAGAACGAACCACGCACGATCGAACTCAACGTTGGCGCCATCGTCGTGGCCACCGGTTTTGACCTGTACGTGCCTCGCCAGGGCGAATACGGGTACGGTGAAATCCCTGAAGTCGTCACTTTACCGCAGTTGATCCGCCACCTGGCTTTGCTCGAGGATGGGCAGCCGTTTGTCTGGAATGGGCATGCGGTGCGCGATCTCGCATTGATCCACTGCGTCGGCAGCCGTCAAATCGAAGGTGTACACGAGCCGCAGGCGGACGGCAGCGTCAACAACTACTGCTCGCGCTATTGTTGTACCGCCTCGCTGCATACGTTGGATGAGATTCACGATCGTTATCCGGACGTCAACGTCTACGACCTTTACCAGGACATCCGCACCTACGGACGCGGCCACGAAGTCTATTACCGCAAAACCCTCGAGAATCTGGTGCGCTTCATCCGCTATCGCGGGGATGAAATTCCCGTCGTGAAAGCGGCTGCGGAAGGCGACGGCCATCCTGTGCTGGTGGAGACCGTCGATACGTTGACATGGGGTGAGGCGCTCGAAATCCCGGTCGACCTCGTCGTCCTGGCGGTGGGCATGATGCCGCGGGACGTCGACGATCTGGTGCAGATGTTGAAGATTTCCAGGGGCACGGACCGCTTCCTGCTGGAAGTGCACCCCAAGCTGCGGCCGGTCGAAACGGCGGTGCCGGGTGTGGTTTTGGCTGGTACGGCGCAGAGCCCGATGAACATCCAGGAAAGCTGCGCAGCCGCAAAGGCTGCGGCTGCGAAAGTCGTGGTTCTGCTGGGCAAGGGCAGCGTCGAACTCGAACCTTTCGTCGCCCGTGTCGACGCGGCGCGATGCACGGGCAGCGGTCATTGCGTCGAGATCTGTGCCTACGAAGATGCCATCACCCTGGAAGCGTTCTCCGATAACGGGCGTGAGCGAAAAGTCGCCGTTGTGACGCCGGCGAACTGCGCCGGATGCGGCGCCTGCGTGAGCGCCTGTCCGGAAGGCGCCATCGACGTCCAGGGGTGGACATTGAAGCAGTACCTATCGATGGTGCAGGCACTCGGCGCGGAATACAGAACGCCGGCGGAGGTGGACGCATGA
- a CDS encoding 4Fe-4S dicluster domain-containing protein, whose translation MSQRVDATLLKEIKQYGAVGIEKCFNCGNCTAICPLTSDDHLFPRDMIRYAQLGLKDRLLQSTDPWLCYYCGDCTRTCPKEAEPAETMMAMRRWQTAKYDRSGHAEKMYTSEREVGKAIVRTALLPLAILLIYHLVTGFSNVITDRVALNAFAPVMWVWAIVLLHFGQLGLRLFRNASNMFRHVMHLDDEDQPKIPIGIYLQELKNFIVHGLTQKRWLECGEDRSRWLKHLILISGYATMLVLVVGLLWWFQTDELYPIYHPQRWIGYLATIFLLFASGEALIGRMRRREEIHRFSHPTDWLFPSFIFVGAVTGILVHIFRYLSWPWPTYIIYTIHVMAMVAMLDTEVGIGKWTHLIYRPLAMYLEAVKARAAEMPSPATAPAA comes from the coding sequence ATGAGTCAGCGCGTCGATGCAACGCTTCTGAAAGAGATCAAGCAGTACGGTGCCGTGGGAATCGAAAAATGCTTCAACTGCGGCAACTGCACGGCCATATGTCCCCTGACGAGCGACGATCATCTGTTCCCGCGGGATATGATCCGCTACGCGCAACTGGGGTTGAAAGATCGTCTGCTGCAGAGCACCGACCCGTGGCTGTGTTATTACTGCGGCGACTGTACGCGCACCTGCCCGAAAGAGGCGGAGCCTGCCGAGACGATGATGGCCATGCGCCGCTGGCAGACGGCGAAATACGATCGATCCGGGCACGCGGAAAAAATGTACACCTCCGAGCGGGAGGTAGGGAAAGCCATCGTGCGCACGGCGCTGCTGCCGCTCGCCATACTGCTAATTTATCACCTCGTCACGGGCTTTTCCAACGTCATCACCGATCGGGTGGCGCTGAACGCGTTTGCTCCCGTGATGTGGGTCTGGGCGATCGTGCTGCTGCACTTCGGCCAGTTGGGGCTGCGGCTTTTCCGCAACGCAAGCAACATGTTCCGGCACGTCATGCACCTGGACGATGAGGACCAGCCGAAGATCCCCATCGGTATTTACCTCCAGGAATTAAAGAATTTCATCGTCCACGGCCTGACCCAGAAACGCTGGCTCGAATGTGGTGAAGATCGCAGCCGCTGGCTGAAGCACTTGATCTTGATCAGCGGATACGCCACGATGCTGGTCCTGGTCGTTGGATTGTTATGGTGGTTCCAGACCGACGAGTTGTACCCGATCTACCATCCACAGCGCTGGATCGGCTACCTGGCGACGATATTCCTGCTCTTCGCTTCGGGAGAAGCCCTGATCGGGCGGATGCGCAGGCGTGAGGAGATTCACCGCTTTTCCCATCCGACGGACTGGCTTTTTCCGAGCTTTATCTTCGTGGGCGCCGTGACCGGCATTTTGGTCCATATCTTCCGCTATCTGTCCTGGCCGTGGCCGACCTACATCATCTACACCATTCACGTCATGGCGATGGTGGCAATGCTCGATACGGAGGTGGGCATCGGGAAATGGACGCACTTGATCTACCGGCCGCTCGCCATGTATCTCGAAGCAGTAAAAGCGCGGGCAGCCGAAATGCCAAGTCCGGCGACGGCACCCGCAGCTTGA
- a CDS encoding DsrE family protein: protein MSEKMVVVCNHADPPHVMPTLIMGSSGVALDNEVILFFCPGGAQALLAGELEKIGTPKGLPNPVDLFNTILDQGGEIILCELALENKGIDPKDLRDERIEIKNAPSFLLDAEGANITLTF, encoded by the coding sequence ATGAGTGAAAAGATGGTGGTCGTTTGTAACCACGCCGACCCACCACACGTCATGCCGACCCTCATCATGGGGTCGTCCGGCGTGGCGCTGGACAACGAGGTGATCTTGTTCTTCTGCCCCGGCGGTGCTCAAGCGCTGCTCGCGGGTGAGTTGGAGAAGATCGGTACGCCCAAAGGTTTGCCAAATCCCGTCGACCTGTTCAACACGATTCTCGATCAGGGGGGCGAGATCATCCTGTGCGAACTGGCGCTCGAGAACAAGGGCATTGATCCCAAGGATTTGCGCGACGAGCGAATCGAAATTAAAAACGCGCCATCTTTCCTGTTGGATGCAGAAGGAGCAAACATTACACTCACTTTCTAG
- a CDS encoding LysR family transcriptional regulator, whose product MIDLSRLQMFLHAAETLSFSEAAQRLHLSQPTVSHHIKKLEEEFGSPLFKRSGNEIMLTEAGRLLVPQARKLLRDAMGVQQMMQSMEDRVIGTLRITCSTTTGKYILPQFAGRFIKRHPGVRVFIHRCVRTNVVPTLLEHEADLGVVSFDACGDDLDCQEFFSDHIILISPAEQPWTAMDSIDPSDFLGVPFIMREPDSGTRRELLTELGRHDIDPGELNVILEVGNDEAIVKTVENGFGLAFVSHTAAQWALELGTVVRIPVRGFDLHRRVYMIRSKLHPPNRAMEAFWAFVHDPSNRDLLQIAET is encoded by the coding sequence ATGATCGATCTTTCCCGGCTGCAAATGTTCCTACACGCAGCGGAAACGCTGAGTTTCTCCGAAGCCGCGCAGCGACTGCACCTCAGCCAGCCCACGGTCAGCCACCACATCAAGAAGCTGGAGGAAGAGTTCGGAAGCCCACTCTTCAAGCGATCCGGCAACGAAATCATGTTGACGGAAGCCGGGCGACTGCTCGTCCCGCAGGCCAGAAAACTGCTGCGCGATGCGATGGGGGTGCAGCAAATGATGCAGTCGATGGAAGATCGCGTGATCGGCACTCTGCGCATCACCTGCAGTACGACGACCGGGAAATACATCCTGCCGCAGTTCGCCGGCCGCTTCATCAAGCGCCACCCCGGCGTACGCGTGTTCATCCACCGCTGCGTGCGTACGAACGTCGTGCCGACGCTGCTCGAACACGAAGCCGACCTGGGCGTGGTCAGCTTCGATGCCTGCGGCGACGATCTTGATTGCCAGGAATTCTTCTCCGATCACATCATTCTCATCAGCCCCGCCGAACAACCATGGACGGCGATGGATTCCATCGACCCCTCCGATTTCCTCGGCGTGCCGTTCATCATGCGCGAGCCAGACTCTGGAACCCGCCGGGAATTGCTGACCGAACTCGGCCGGCACGACATCGATCCTGGAGAATTGAACGTCATTCTCGAAGTGGGCAACGACGAAGCTATCGTGAAGACGGTTGAAAATGGGTTTGGCCTGGCTTTCGTTTCTCACACAGCCGCACAGTGGGCGCTCGAACTCGGCACCGTGGTGCGAATTCCGGTTCGCGGCTTCGATCTGCATCGCAGAGTGTACATGATCCGCAGCAAGCTCCATCCGCCGAATCGCGCCATGGAAGCGTTTTGGGCCTTCGTTCACGATCCGTCCAACCGGGATTTACTGCAGATTGCCGAGACGTGA
- a CDS encoding MBL fold metallo-hydrolase translates to MRRRNAWLNGFLILLLSSCSRGAGTAPDHSSPDATKPSVESGVNLPDANQEPESQAGTMEGFAMETTGAATSDRLTITIVFDNRPFNPDLQTAWGFAALVEYRGSTSLFDTGGDAPILLANMRSLEIDPTRIKRVILSHNHNDHTGGLQGLLALSTHPLVYLLPSFPESTKGRIAQTADVLEVSPGQPLAAGVFTTGEIGGSIPEQALVVRSTKGLVMITGCAHPGVVQVIERAKNLFGEDVYLVMGGFHLGDKSAAEIEKILADFRRLGVTKVAPSHCTGDRAIEMFEKEYKQDFIRAGAGCVIEVEKD, encoded by the coding sequence ATGAGAAGGCGTAATGCATGGTTGAATGGCTTCCTGATCCTGCTTCTCAGTAGCTGTAGCCGGGGCGCAGGAACGGCGCCTGATCATTCCTCGCCCGACGCGACCAAGCCATCCGTTGAAAGCGGAGTCAACCTGCCGGACGCAAATCAGGAACCAGAATCACAAGCCGGCACGATGGAAGGGTTTGCAATGGAAACGACCGGTGCTGCAACTTCCGATCGACTGACCATCACGATCGTATTCGACAACAGGCCCTTTAACCCGGATTTACAAACTGCATGGGGATTTGCTGCGCTTGTGGAATATCGCGGCAGCACTTCGCTGTTCGACACGGGCGGCGACGCGCCAATCCTGCTCGCCAACATGCGCAGTCTGGAAATCGATCCTACTCGGATCAAGCGGGTGATCCTGTCACACAATCACAACGACCATACAGGCGGTCTGCAGGGATTACTGGCCCTGAGCACACATCCGTTGGTGTATCTATTACCTTCGTTCCCGGAAAGCACGAAAGGACGGATTGCTCAAACCGCAGACGTACTCGAGGTCTCCCCCGGCCAACCACTTGCCGCCGGTGTCTTCACGACGGGTGAGATCGGCGGCAGTATTCCCGAGCAAGCCCTGGTCGTTCGCTCGACGAAAGGGTTGGTGATGATCACCGGCTGTGCGCACCCCGGCGTGGTGCAGGTGATCGAGCGCGCCAAGAACTTGTTCGGGGAAGATGTCTATTTGGTTATGGGAGGCTTTCACCTCGGCGACAAGAGCGCGGCAGAGATCGAGAAGATCCTGGCCGACTTTCGACGGTTGGGTGTAACCAAAGTGGCGCCGAGTCATTGCACGGGAGATCGAGCGATCGAAATGTTCGAAAAGGAATATAAGCAGGATTTCATTCGGGCTGGAGCCGGATGTGTGATTGAGGTCGAAAAAGACTAG
- a CDS encoding peptide deformylase, with product MILEADQERRDFDGCLSFPGLFGETIRPHYLRLSGLDEQGKPFERTFEGFDAVVVHHEIDHLDGVLFIDRIERMQDLYRLEKDPSGKSIRVPVSSILSREIQPGHTGKPGLVRSSGSKDFSRDAASSTPINPNRE from the coding sequence GTGATCCTGGAAGCGGATCAGGAAAGACGCGATTTCGACGGCTGCCTCAGCTTCCCGGGCTTGTTTGGGGAAACGATTCGCCCGCACTACTTACGCCTTTCGGGGCTGGACGAGCAAGGCAAACCGTTCGAACGGACTTTCGAAGGCTTCGACGCCGTCGTCGTCCACCACGAAATCGACCACCTGGATGGCGTGCTGTTCATCGATCGAATCGAACGCATGCAGGACTTGTATCGCCTCGAAAAAGATCCATCGGGAAAATCCATCCGCGTCCCGGTCTCTTCAATTTTGTCGAGGGAAATTCAACCGGGCCACACCGGAAAGCCGGGATTGGTGCGAAGCAGCGGGTCGAAAGATTTCAGCCGGGATGCAGCATCTTCGACTCCAATCAATCCTAATCGGGAGTGA
- a CDS encoding peptide deformylase has product MARKEILKYPKNEAALRRKCEPVEVMGRKAKRLIRDLKDTLAAHSNGVGLAAPQIGAHLRVVIVQLGSAEQSVETQRRFTALSIR; this is encoded by the coding sequence GAAAAGAAATATTGAAATACCCAAAAAACGAAGCCGCATTACGCCGTAAGTGTGAACCTGTCGAAGTGATGGGCCGGAAAGCGAAACGGCTGATCCGGGATCTCAAGGACACACTGGCCGCGCACTCCAACGGCGTTGGACTGGCCGCACCCCAGATCGGCGCGCATCTTCGCGTCGTGATCGTCCAACTGGGATCCGCGGAACAATCCGTGGAGACTCAAAGAAGATTCACCGCCCTGTCAATCCGGTGA